In Macadamia integrifolia cultivar HAES 741 chromosome 1, SCU_Mint_v3, whole genome shotgun sequence, a single window of DNA contains:
- the LOC122086321 gene encoding uncharacterized protein LOC122086321, giving the protein MNPQSTANPCRTLEGVHGVHLASHSPFVAEEIPQHGELKQSIPEGSPFGANQNLLMQRIWQQRPACLRPIRCNIQGDHNLIERIANVLTSLPFITLGIHAPRKNWSSKLYANSLIGVGVASSLYHSSSGEMRKYLRWVDYTMIATATVCLSGALRNENPKLLMAASAVFLPFQPLMVSVVHTGLMEVAFAERAFKEPELRMAHNLHKISSLLSGALFVADDVFPRTPYLHAAWHLAAALGVGTCNKLLE; this is encoded by the exons ATGAATCCTCAGAGTACAGCAAATCCTTGTAGAACTCTTGAGGGGGTTCATGGAGTGCATCTGGCATCCCATTCACCATTTGTAGCAGAAGAGATTCCTCAACATGGGGAATTGAAGCAGTCCATCCCTGAAGGATCACCGTTTGGAGCTAATCAGAATCTTTTAATGCA ACGCATATGGCAGCAGAGGCCAGCATGCCTGAGGCCCATCCGCTGTAATATTCAAG GTGATCACAACCTGATAGAGAGAATTGCTAATGTGCTTACTTCACTTCCTTTTATCACCCTTGGAATCCATGCCCCAAG GAAGAATTGGAGTAGTAAACTATATGCTAATTCGTTAATTGGAGTTGGAGTTGCTTCAAGTTTATACCATTCTTCAAGTGGAGAAATGAGGAAGTATCTAAGATGGGTCGACTATACAATGATAGCCACTGCAACAGTT TGTCTTTCAGGTGCACTAAGGAATGAGAATCCTAAGTTGTTGATGGCAGCTTCTGCTGTATTTCTACCTTTCCAGCCTTTAATGGTTTCGGTTGTTCACACAGGGTTAATGGAG GTAGCATTTGCAGAAAGAGCATTTAAGGAACCAGAACTGAGGATGGCCCACAACCTGCATAAAATATCATCTCTTCTAAGTGGTGCTCTTTTTGTTGCGGATGATGTTTTTCCCAGAACACCATACCTCCATGCTGCTTGGCATCTTGCTGCAGCTCTTGGTGTTGGGACATGTAATAAACTTCTTGAATGA